The Patescibacteria group bacterium sequence GACAATTGGAACAACTTCTAGGTCAAAAAGTTAAAAAAAACGAACCTTTATCACAACATAACTCTTTAAAGATAGGAGGATTAGCACATTTTTATATAGAGATTGATAATTTGGAAAAGTTGATCGAAGTTGTTCGTTTTTCTCAACAGAGAGATCTACCCTATGTAGTAATAGGTGGAGGATCGCATGTTGTATTTCCGGATAATGGATTTGATGGCTTGGTCATCCAGAATAAATGTAGAAGGTTTGAGTTGGTAAGTGTTGTTGGTAAAATAAAATCTCAAAAGATGAATGTAGATAAAGCATTTTTATACGCTGAATCAGGAGCACTTACAAATCAAGTAGTTAGGTATTCTATTGAACAAGGATTTGCAGGATTAGAATATGCTCTTGGTCTTCCCGGAACAATTGGTGGTGCTATCGCAACGAATGCAGATTTTCCACCTCAAGAATTCACAATTTGTTCAAATATCCATCGTGTCAAAATTCTAACAAATAAATGTCAGATAAAAGAGGTTGGAGCAGATTATTTTCACTTTAAAACCAATACTAAATTATTAAAAGAAAACAATGAGATTATCTTATCAGTTATCTTTTCACTCACTCCTGATTCTCAACAATCACTTTGGGAAAGAGGACAAGAGGCTGTTTTGTACAGAAATATTAAAGATAACCAACAAATAAAAGGTATTACCTATAGAAAACTTTCTCTTTCAGAAATAGATGATCTTGTTTATAAAAATATTCTTCCTCCATTAGAGACAATTCTTCAACACTCTCAAATTGGCAAGTATGTATATGGAGGAATTCGTCTTTTCTCCAATAATCCGCGTTTTATTCTTAATAGTGGATCAGGAAAAACGAATGATTTTTTGCAGATTTTATATGCTGTAAAAAAAAGGTTAAAAGAGCAATATAAAATTTTAATAGATATACAGATTGACCAAATCGGAGTATAATAAGCAGTTATGGAACATCTCGAAAAGCTACTTGTTACAGGTGGAAATCGGTTGAATGGAAGTGTTAGTGTTTCTGGGGCTAAAAATGTTGCTCTCAAGGTTTTGGTGGCAGCCTGTTTAACAGATGAGGAAGTTATTATTCATAATATTCCCCTCATATCAGACGTTTTTGTCATGATTAAAATTATTGAAGATCTAGGTGGTAAAGTAACAATTCACGATCATACTGCCCGAGTTCGTGTTACTAATTTTAGAAAAAACAAAATTTCCTTAGATCAAGCTTCTCATATCCGTACCTCATCAATGTTCTTAGCGCCTCTTTTATTGAGAAATAAACAAGCGGTTATTCCTAATCCAGGTGGGTGTCGTCTTGGCGCTCGTCCAATAGATAGAACGGTGGATGGGCTAGCGCAGATGGGTGCAGATATTAGTTATAATCGAGATGATGGTTTTTTTTATGCTAGTGCAGATTTATTAAAAGGCATTCATTATAAATTTGAAAAAAATACCCACACAGGTACAGAGACTCTGATCATATCAGCAGTTCTTGCAAAAGGTAA is a genomic window containing:
- the murB gene encoding UDP-N-acetylenolpyruvoylglucosamine reductase is translated as MSDILGQLEQLLGQKVKKNEPLSQHNSLKIGGLAHFYIEIDNLEKLIEVVRFSQQRDLPYVVIGGGSHVVFPDNGFDGLVIQNKCRRFELVSVVGKIKSQKMNVDKAFLYAESGALTNQVVRYSIEQGFAGLEYALGLPGTIGGAIATNADFPPQEFTICSNIHRVKILTNKCQIKEVGADYFHFKTNTKLLKENNEIILSVIFSLTPDSQQSLWERGQEAVLYRNIKDNQQIKGITYRKLSLSEIDDLVYKNILPPLETILQHSQIGKYVYGGIRLFSNNPRFILNSGSGKTNDFLQILYAVKKRLKEQYKILIDIQIDQIGV